Part of the Methanomicrobia archaeon genome is shown below.
ATGAACCTTCACTCCGCAACTACATCTGCAAATCCAACTCTTCTCGATACCTTATTTACCCGTATTTTCACACTATCCTCTTTCTTCGTGTTGGGTACAAAAACAACAAATCCCTCAACTCGAGCTATTCCATCGCCTTCTCTACCTACTTCCTCTATCTTTACGTCGTAGGTCTTACCAACCTCTATAGGGGAATCAAATCCCCTTCTTTCTCCACTATATTCCATACTTTTCCAAACCTCTTTTTCGTTTTTATTTAGTTCGTGATACAAAAGAAAAAAATCGCTTTCTTTATGAAAAAAAGGCGCTTATTCCTTGTCACCACTCACTAATTACTATAGCCTTTCCTTATATATAAAGTCACAACGCAAAAGCTGAAAACAGGCACTCATTTTTACCCGGGTCAAATCTTCCCCCGCCTGTTCTTCCTCCCACCGCCTTAACTCCTTTTATCCTCAGACAAAGGGCAGGTTCACGTGGTGCTGACAGGCATGGAAACATAACACTTTTGACCCTCTTGCAGACCTCGCTATTTCCTGTCGACTATAAAAATATATTATTATA
Proteins encoded:
- a CDS encoding TRAM domain-containing protein, producing MEYSGERRGFDSPIEVGKTYDVKIEEVGREGDGIARVEGFVVFVPNTKKEDSVKIRVNKVSRRVGFADVVAE